The following are from one region of the Silene latifolia isolate original U9 population chromosome 9, ASM4854445v1, whole genome shotgun sequence genome:
- the LOC141602191 gene encoding uncharacterized protein LOC141602191 translates to MTIVVAVGCGSGCSGRGDGVRCIICFLQRNVPEQLKAEILQISSFSEGSIPFKYLGMPIQTTRLRKQDCKCLVDKICARIHGYGARKFSYAGRLVIVKSVLNSLHSYWASMFVLPKGIIKRIEAVCRNFLWDNSADYRRAPLVGWDTICRPKEEGGLGIKDQEFWNKAMVGRLVDWVATQRDSIWVNWVQSNYLKGQAWKEYKPSSNSSWVWRRICKVKEEMRNGYVNGEWSVQPGGYSPAGCYDWFRGTRPRVQWDKAVWNGWTIPKHQFMGWMVAHKALNTVERLVRFGVIIEEKCFLCGIADETIEHLFCECNYSRRVVMELNQNTAWIFPVRDLVEWCSSRAGTGLQKGV, encoded by the exons ATGACAATAGTGGTGGCCGTTGGGTGTGGGAGTGGCTGTAGTGGTCGTGGTGATGGTGTAAGATG TATCATATGCTTTCTGCAAAGGAATGTACCTGAGCAACTTAAAGCTGAGATATTGCAGATATCAAGTTTCAGTGAAGGGAGCATCCCTTTTAAATATCTTGGTATGCCAATCCAAACTACAAGGCTCAGGAAGCAAGATTGTAAGTGTCTTGTGGATAAGATTTGTGCAAGGATACATGGGTATGGGGCAAGAAAGTTCTCTTATGCAGGAAGGTTAGTCATAGTCAAGAGTGTGCTTAATTCTTTACACTCTTACTGGGCATCTATGTTTGTTCTCCCTAAAGGAATCATCAAAAGGATTGAAGCAGTGTGTAGGAATTTCCTATGGGATAACTCAGCAGACTACAGGAGAGCTCCTCTAGTGGGATGGGACACAATTTGCAGACCTAAAGAGGAAGGTGGTTTGGGGATCAAAGACCAGGAATTTTGGAATAAGGCAATGGTAGGAAGACTGGTGGACTGGGTTGCTACACAAAGAGACTCTATCTGGGTTAACTGGGTGCAAAGTAACTATCTTAAGGGACAGGCGTGGAAAGAATACAAGCCTAGTTCGAATTCAAGTTGGGTATGGAGGAGAATATGCAAGGTTAAGGAAGAAATGAGGAATGGTTATGTTAATGGGGAGTGGAGTGTTCAACCAGGAGGATACTCACCTGCTGGTTGTTATGACTGGTTCAGAGGTACTAGGCCAAGAGTTCAGTGGGATAAGGCAGTTTGGAATGGATGGACAATCCCTAAACATCAATTTATGGGATGGATGGTTGCTCATAAGGCACTGAATACAGTAGAGAGGCTAGTCAGGTTTGGGGTGATCATCGAGGAGAAATGCTTCTTGTGTGGCATAGCTGATGAAACAATTGAGCACTTGTTCTGTGAGTGCAATTACAGTAGAAGAGTGGTGATGGAGCTGAACCAGAACACTGCCTGGATTTTCCCTGTCAGGGATTTGGTTGAGTGGTGCAGTAGTAGAGCAGGCACGGGACTTCAGAAGGGAGTATAA